Below is a window of Paremcibacter congregatus DNA.
TTGTCATAATATACATTCAGGTTCTTTAATTGTTGAATATAGCGGGCATCCGTATAATGATTTAGCGCTTGAACCGCGCTGAAGATTTCTTCTCCATACCGAATAGCTTGCAGCCACTTATGTTTCTTGGCAGCTTTTTCTGCCAAGATAATCACAGTTCCTAGTTTTTTCTCTGTCCATTTTGGTTGTTCGGTTTGTTCTTGACCAAATGCTAAATGGCTCAAAAAAATAAATACTAGTAAAGGAAGGGGAAGGAACCTTCGTGTCACTCGGATATAATCCAATCTGTATTTTTTTTCATATTAGAAATACTCAATGAAATATTTTATAGGCCTTTAGAAGATTAAAATATACCCATTGTGTCATATTGAAGAAATATTTAGAGTTCATTTAGGGGGTGTTTAGCCAAAAATGCAATATTTTATTTGACATGGCGCAGGACATGGCATCTTTTGTTAGAGGTATTTTCTAGCCAGATAAGATTTGGATCTGATTGGAAAATGTATAATAAAAAAACGCGAAAAACGCCAGGGCGGTACGATGTCTAATGGATATATGAGATTAGTTAGAAGTGACACCCCATCAATGATTGATTTGAATAAAAGAATCTCGCAGGAAGAATCTGTTGGATTGAAATCTCGGACAAGAATTGAAATGAATAAAGGCTCGTTGCTAGATACATTATATCGGAAGTACTGGGATAGTCTCTGTACTTCATTGCGCATGAGGTATGGAAATGGTCCTCCTGACCCTGAAGATGTTGCACAAGTTACCTTTGAAAGAGTATCCCGTTTGGAAGGACTGGAATCTATCCATAATCCCCGTGGTTTTTTAATAACCATCGCGGGTCGGATTTTCATAGATGAAACTAGAAGGCGCGGCGTTTCTGATAAATATATAGATGAGCAGCTTAAAATATATGGGGTTGTAGTGGAAGAAATAACGCCGGAACGCGTCTATAATGCGAGAGAAGAATTTAAAATTATATTGCAAGACTTGAATGAGTTTAGTTCCCAAGTT
It encodes the following:
- a CDS encoding RNA polymerase sigma factor, with protein sequence MSNGYMRLVRSDTPSMIDLNKRISQEESVGLKSRTRIEMNKGSLLDTLYRKYWDSLCTSLRMRYGNGPPDPEDVAQVTFERVSRLEGLESIHNPRGFLITIAGRIFIDETRRRGVSDKYIDEQLKIYGVVVEEITPERVYNAREEFKIILQDLNEFSSQVKEVVLRHRVLGQTYDEISKATGLSPASISRYLKAAMITIFKKKADQLKYEKGE